The proteins below are encoded in one region of Mycobacterium pseudokansasii:
- the metX gene encoding homoserine O-acetyltransferase MetX, with product MTISDVPTQTLPAEGEIGLVDIGPLRLESGAVIHDVCIAVQRWGTLSPNRDNVVVVLHALTGDSHITGPAGPGHPTPGWWDGVAGPGAPIDTDRWCAVATNVLGGCRGSTGPSSLARDGKPWGSRFPTITVRDQVEADMAALAALGITQVAAVVGGSMGGARALEWIVGHPDRVRSALLLAVGARATADQIGTQTTQIEAIKADPNWQGGDYHDTGRKPEAGLKIARRFAHLTYRGETELDNRFANRGQDGEDPADGGRYAVQSYLEHQGDKLLSRFDAGSYVVLTETLNSHDVGRGRGGVAAALRGCPVPVVVGGITSDRLYPLRLQQELAELLPGCAGLRVVESVCGHDGFLIEMEAVGELIRQTLYLADHQADYRGVRPW from the coding sequence GTGACGATCTCCGACGTGCCCACCCAGACGCTGCCCGCCGAAGGTGAGATCGGTCTGGTCGACATCGGCCCGCTGCGCCTGGAAAGCGGTGCGGTGATCCACGACGTCTGCATCGCCGTACAGCGTTGGGGCACGTTGTCGCCCAACCGCGACAACGTTGTGGTGGTGCTGCACGCCCTCACCGGTGATTCACACATCACCGGACCCGCCGGGCCGGGGCACCCCACCCCCGGTTGGTGGGACGGGGTGGCCGGGCCGGGCGCGCCGATCGACACCGACCGCTGGTGCGCGGTGGCCACCAATGTGCTGGGCGGTTGCCGCGGCTCCACCGGGCCCAGTTCGCTTGCGCGCGACGGGAAACCCTGGGGCTCAAGGTTTCCGACGATCACGGTACGCGACCAGGTGGAGGCCGATATGGCCGCGCTGGCCGCGTTGGGCATCACCCAGGTGGCCGCGGTGGTCGGTGGATCCATGGGCGGGGCTCGTGCGCTGGAATGGATTGTCGGCCACCCCGACCGGGTGCGCTCGGCGCTGCTGCTGGCCGTCGGCGCGCGCGCCACCGCGGACCAGATCGGCACGCAGACAACCCAGATCGAGGCCATCAAGGCCGACCCGAATTGGCAGGGCGGCGACTACCACGACACGGGCCGCAAGCCCGAGGCGGGGCTGAAGATCGCCCGGCGCTTTGCCCACCTGACCTACCGCGGCGAGACCGAACTCGACAACCGGTTTGCCAACCGCGGTCAAGACGGCGAAGACCCCGCCGACGGCGGACGCTACGCGGTGCAGAGCTACCTGGAACACCAGGGGGACAAGCTGTTGTCCCGATTCGACGCCGGTAGCTATGTGGTGTTGACCGAGACCCTCAACAGTCACGACGTCGGTCGTGGACGCGGCGGGGTCGCCGCGGCACTGCGCGGGTGTCCGGTGCCCGTCGTGGTCGGTGGTATCACCTCCGACCGCCTCTATCCGCTGCGCTTGCAACAAGAACTGGCCGAGTTGCTGCCCGGCTGCGCCGGGCTGCGCGTTGTCGAGTCCGTCTGCGGGCACGACGGCTTCCTGATCGAAATGGAGGCTGTCGGCGAATTGATCCGTCAGACACTGTATTTGGCTGATCATCAAGCCGACTATCGGGGCGTGCGTCCATGGTGA
- a CDS encoding bifunctional o-acetylhomoserine/o-acetylserine sulfhydrylase: MSAEDTSTDGDPAAHWSFETKQIHAGQQPDSATNARALPIYQTTSYTFDNTAHAAALFGLEVPGNIYTRIGNPTTGVVEQRIAALEGGVAALFLSSGQAAETFAILNLAGAGDHIVSSPRLYGGTYNLFHYSLAKLGIEVSFVEDPDDLDSWQAAVRPNTKAFFAETISNPQIDILDTPGVAEVAHRNGVPLIVDNTIATPYLIQPFTQGADIVVHSATKYLGGHGAAIAGVIVDGGTFDWTQGRFPGFTTPDPSYHGVVFAELGPPAFALKARVQLLRDLGSAASPFNAFLVAQGLETLSLRIERHVANAQRVAQFLEARDEVLSVNYAGLPSSPWYERAKKLAPKGTGAVLSFELAGGIEAGKAFVNALKLHSHVANIGDVRSLVIHPASTTHAQLSPAEQLATGVSPGLVRLAVGIEGIDDILADLELGFAAARRFSEFSGQSHTVAAF; the protein is encoded by the coding sequence ATGAGCGCCGAAGACACCAGCACCGACGGCGATCCGGCCGCGCACTGGTCGTTCGAAACCAAGCAGATTCACGCCGGCCAGCAGCCCGACTCCGCCACCAATGCGCGGGCGCTGCCGATCTACCAGACCACCTCGTACACCTTTGACAACACCGCGCACGCTGCGGCTTTGTTCGGGCTCGAGGTGCCCGGCAACATCTACACGCGGATCGGCAACCCCACCACCGGTGTGGTCGAGCAGCGCATCGCGGCCCTCGAAGGCGGGGTGGCCGCGCTGTTCCTGTCGTCGGGTCAGGCCGCGGAGACCTTCGCGATCCTGAACCTGGCCGGCGCCGGCGATCACATCGTGTCCAGCCCGCGCCTGTATGGCGGCACCTATAACCTGTTCCACTATTCGCTGGCCAAGCTCGGCATCGAGGTCAGCTTCGTCGAGGATCCCGACGATCTGGACTCCTGGCAGGCAGCCGTCCGGCCCAACACCAAGGCCTTTTTCGCCGAGACCATCTCCAACCCGCAGATCGACATCCTGGACACCCCGGGGGTCGCCGAGGTTGCGCACCGCAACGGCGTACCGCTGATCGTCGACAACACCATCGCCACGCCCTACCTCATCCAGCCGTTCACCCAGGGCGCCGACATCGTGGTGCACTCGGCCACCAAGTACCTGGGCGGACACGGGGCCGCGATCGCGGGTGTGATCGTCGACGGCGGCACCTTCGACTGGACGCAGGGCCGCTTCCCCGGATTCACCACCCCCGATCCCAGTTACCACGGCGTGGTGTTTGCCGAACTGGGTCCACCGGCGTTCGCGCTCAAGGCTCGCGTGCAGCTGCTGCGCGATCTGGGTTCGGCGGCCTCGCCGTTCAACGCCTTCCTGGTGGCGCAGGGTCTGGAGACGCTGAGCCTGCGGATCGAGCGGCACGTCGCCAACGCTCAACGCGTAGCCCAGTTCCTGGAAGCCCGCGACGAGGTGCTGTCGGTCAACTACGCGGGGCTGCCCAGTTCACCGTGGTACGAGCGGGCAAAGAAGCTGGCGCCCAAGGGCACCGGCGCTGTCCTGTCCTTCGAGCTGGCCGGTGGTATCGAGGCCGGCAAGGCGTTCGTCAACGCGCTGAAACTGCACAGCCACGTCGCCAACATCGGTGACGTGCGCTCGCTGGTGATCCACCCGGCATCCACCACCCATGCTCAGCTGAGCCCGGCCGAGCAGCTGGCCACCGGCGTCAGCCCAGGGTTGGTGCGGTTGGCCGTCGGGATCGAGGGCATTGACGACATCCTCGCCGACCTCGAGCTCGGCTTTGCCGCGGCCCGAAGATTCAGCGAGTTCAGCGGCCAGTCGCACACCGTGGCAGCCTTCTGA
- a CDS encoding NADP-dependent isocitrate dehydrogenase, with product MSSEAKIKVKGPLVELDGDEMTRVIWKLIKDKLILPHLDINLEYYDLGIEHRDQTNDQVTIDAAYAIKRHGVGVKCATITPDEARVQEFNLKKMWLSPNGTIRNILGGTIFREPIVISNVPRLVPGWTKPIVIGRHAFGDQYRATNFKVEKAGTVTLTFTPADGGQPIVHELVSIPEDGGVVMGMYNFRKSIQDFARASFSYGLNAKWPVYLSTKNTILKAYDGMFKDEFQRIYETEFKDKFEAEGLTYEHRLIDDMVAACLKWEGGYVWACKNYDGDVQSDTVAQGYGSLGLMTSVLMTADGKTVEAEAAHGTVTRHYRQYQAGQPTSTNPIASIFAWTRGLAHRGKLDNTPDVVEFAQRLEDVVIKTVESGKMTKDLAVLIGPRQGWLNSEEFLDAIAKNLEKRLVG from the coding sequence ATGTCCAGTGAAGCCAAGATCAAGGTCAAAGGCCCGTTGGTAGAGCTCGACGGTGACGAGATGACCCGCGTCATTTGGAAGCTCATCAAGGACAAGCTGATACTGCCGCATCTGGACATCAATCTGGAGTATTACGACCTGGGCATCGAGCACCGTGACCAAACCAACGACCAGGTCACCATCGATGCGGCCTATGCCATCAAGCGGCACGGTGTGGGCGTCAAATGCGCAACCATCACCCCCGACGAGGCGCGTGTCCAGGAATTCAACTTGAAGAAGATGTGGCTGTCACCCAACGGGACCATACGAAACATCCTGGGCGGCACCATCTTCCGCGAGCCGATCGTGATCTCGAATGTGCCGCGGCTGGTTCCGGGCTGGACCAAGCCAATCGTCATCGGCCGGCACGCTTTTGGCGATCAATACCGCGCGACGAATTTCAAGGTGGAAAAGGCCGGCACCGTCACCCTGACATTCACTCCCGCCGACGGCGGTCAGCCGATCGTCCATGAACTCGTGTCCATTCCCGAGGACGGCGGCGTCGTGATGGGAATGTACAACTTTCGCAAATCCATCCAGGATTTCGCGCGCGCGTCGTTCTCCTACGGCCTCAACGCCAAATGGCCGGTCTATCTGTCGACCAAGAACACCATCCTCAAGGCCTACGACGGCATGTTCAAAGACGAGTTCCAGCGAATCTACGAAACCGAATTCAAGGACAAGTTCGAAGCCGAGGGCCTGACCTACGAGCACCGGCTGATCGACGACATGGTTGCGGCGTGCCTGAAGTGGGAAGGCGGCTACGTCTGGGCGTGCAAGAACTACGACGGCGACGTCCAGTCCGACACCGTCGCGCAGGGCTACGGTTCGCTGGGGCTGATGACGTCGGTGCTGATGACCGCCGACGGCAAAACGGTCGAGGCCGAAGCCGCCCACGGCACCGTCACCCGCCATTACCGCCAGTACCAGGCCGGACAACCGACCTCGACCAACCCGATCGCCTCGATCTTCGCCTGGACCCGCGGACTGGCGCATCGCGGCAAGCTGGACAACACCCCCGACGTCGTCGAATTCGCCCAGAGGCTGGAAGACGTGGTCATCAAGACGGTGGAGAGCGGCAAGATGACCAAGGATCTGGCCGTCCTGATCGGCCCGCGGCAGGGCTGGCTCAATAGCGAGGAGTTTCTCGACGCGATTGCGAAGAACCTGGAGAAACGGCTGGTTGGTTAG